A genomic region of Pyrus communis chromosome 14, drPyrComm1.1, whole genome shotgun sequence contains the following coding sequences:
- the LOC137714910 gene encoding cysteine-tryptophan domain-containing zinc finger protein 3-like — MISVGTRDARKGVELGFGGRREMEDTELEEGEACSSHINEYDPNIDALSYIDDRIQDVLGHFQKEFEGEVSAENLGAKWGGYGSFLPSYQRSPVWSHPKTPQKVHNYSLLKSPNNLKLESGQRNNAVCYSTPQSVGIGTASTGSTSLVVPKAPSLVQPDQYAPRHESANKKAINSSDQKTLKVRIKVGSDNLSTRKNAIYSGLGLDTTPSSSLDDSPSESEGISHEPRDAPFESPTSILQIMTSFPVHEDMMSPLHDDLIYLIAKEKLLKEGTANGTHTMEGGGKVSRARKTKSVERNDLSVESKSGRNKDGTGLLSKKEHDIDMFVCEEFVSKTLKLPLLSNSFSTVNDVIKSNEIDKKSLVRDKVFPAEDEPMERMSNQEDGWVEKRKANLAGKVQEDRKVNLSDDVLAHPKKEGCCRGEKTYELVKGDLNVSKGRKALNTEIMNHSKQKVNQKAGLHELDDTRLYSGKEYPLPGEKKKPKESQRTPVAEMPKESSRVCSSSVPKMKSTHANSSNTDQSRDTYRDLFGDIDENNQINLFELPFEEKLKDTDAVAKSTPAVNSTSRERQNGNKFDKPSSIADSHPMTASNILPRSGNGPMSAGPPATGAPALIEDSWVCCDKCQKWRLLPYGTNPESLPEKWLCSMLNWLPGMNRCNVNEEETTEKTKALIAQYQVSAPESQSNLPRNPGLMEGVALPKPLNPDQNLENFGLPGMPSSAKKKNGAKELPNATNKDGSIQFPNSMKKTMQASVKSRSLNDVNQSPLPSEPDLQQLSKSSDMAVEKRKHKYREKHRDLEPSTGGGDIKNLKIKSRRDSVPDSSRASKKIKTEVKHINDEGWTSDYNWAVGEVGPSSSGAAVGKDQIKNRSHAASITKTKDEAFLKSRSLDVGNCDSKGRSKKRKVKESSDMGSLPATGCYVEDHSVTVKEEFSENDRRKEKKARTSKSDGKESSASKGSGRTDKKSSHTKNQQHRKDIGSSLTHRSRNGMDSLKKDLGFVQVPMAATSSSSKISGSQKTKSSFQEVKGSPVESVSSSPMRILNPDKLTSVRRDLIGKDESQNADHFAIGSPRRCSDGEDDGGSDRSATARKDKVSTVAYHGSHESSVLDFQDRDSNHISGGKVRGQVAPSPDITNGLSMNGALGNSGQDTGCPKQLASNQFGGEYRENGKHYHSNGSHPRKSGKGYSSSWLKDKNGSFESDLDIGEAKNSKVVSEQKDHSPSHGIKPGDGKNKCGSKSGQTENKYVSKKDVTGKSSIESSKREGQSNFGGHDGPDVKPEIICKKDAISTPKQNSLQDCDGERLSKIPSGKTERVDAGSVRGKSLPLPTSGGAQNETTTRCPRPAVGSQKGNGADSSQVDASEGNDALKQIQTRKVDNQNGTQHISSRHLLQNGHRARDTDAPSPVRRDSGSQAVTSALKEAKDLKHLADRVKNAGSTSESTGFYFQAAVKFLHAASLLENIDSAKHNDMTQCMQMYSSTAKLCKFCAHEYEKPKDMAAAALAYKCMEVAYMRAVYCSHASASRDRLELQTALQLVPPGESPSSSASDVDNLNNPSTVVDKVALPKGVSSPQVAGSHVIAARNRPNFLRILNFTQDVNFAMEASRKSQLAFAAANTNTGDAKRSEGISAIKRALDFHFQDVEGLLHLVRLAMDAISR; from the exons CCTCATTAGTTCAACCTGACCAGTACGCTCCTCGGCATGAATCTGCAAACAAGAAAGCTATCAATTCATCAGACCAGAAAACATTGAAGGTGCGAATTAAAGTGGGATCAGATAACTTGTCGACACGAAAAAATGCTATCTACAGTGGGCTTGGCCTTGATACCACACCGTCTTCCTCACTAGATGATAGCCCTTCAGAGAGTGAAGGGATATCTCATGAGCCTCGAGATGCCCCATTTGAATCTCCCACCAGTATTCTTCAG ATTATGACATCCTTTCCGGTGCATGAGGATATGATGTCACCTCTTCATGACGACCTCATTTACTTaattgcaaaggaaaagctCCTAAAAGAGGGTACAGCGAATGGAACTCATACCATGGAGGGTGGTGGGAAAGTATCAAGAGCGAGGAAAACAAAATCGGTCGAAAGAAATGATTTGTCAGTAGAATCAAAAAGTGGGAGAAATAAAGATGGAACTGGGCTTCTGTCAAAGAAGGAACACGACATTGACATGTTTGTTTGTGAGGAGTTTGTTTCTAAAACCTTGAAGCTCCCGCTTCTATCTAATTCATTTTCTACTGTCAATGACGTGATCAAGAGCAATGAAATTGATAAGAAAAGTTTAGTGAGGGACAAGGTCTTCCCTGCAGAAGACGAACCAATGGAGCGAATGTCCAACCAAGAGGATGGCTGGGTTGAAAAGCGAAAAGCCAATTTGGCTGGAAAGGTTCAGGAAGATAGAAAAGTAAATTTAAGCGATGATGTTTTGGCTCATCCAAAGAAAGAGGGCTGTTGCAGAGGAGAGAAAACTTATGAATTGGTAAAAGGTGACTTAAATGTTTCCAAGGGGAGGAAAGCTTTAAATACTGAAATAATGAACCATTCAAAGCAGAAAGTCAATCAGAAGGCTGGATTGCATGAGTTGGATGATACAAGACTATATTCTGGGAAGGAGTATCCGCTACCCGGGGAAAAAAAGAAACCGAAGGAAAGTCAGAGGACCCCAGTTGCTGAGATGCCAAAAGAAAGCTCAAGGGTTTGTTCTTCTTCAGTGCCCAAGATGAAGAGCACGCATGCGAACAGTTCTAATACTGATCAAAGTAGGGATACATATAGAGATCTGTTTGGGGATATAGATGAAAATAAccaaattaatttatttgaacttCCCTTTGAAGAGAAGCTTAAGGACACTGATGCTGTTGCAAAAAGCACACCTGCAGTTAACAGTACATCAAGGGAGAGACAAAATGGCAATAAATTTGATAAACCATCATCAATTGCAGACTCACATCCTATGACGGCTTCAAATATACTCCCACGTTCTGGAAATGGGCCCATGTCTGCTGGGCCTCCTGCTACAGGGGCTCCTGCACTGATAGAAGATAGTTGGGTGTGTTGTGACAAGTGTCAGAAATGGCGGCTTCTTCCATATGGTACAAACCCGGAGAGCCTACCTGAAAAGTGGCTGTGTAGCATGCTTAATTGGCT GCCTGGGATGAATCGGTGTAATGTAAACGAGGAGGAAACAACAGAAAAGACGAAAGCTCTAATTGCACAGTACCAAGTTTCTGCCCCTGAGAGTCAAAGTAATCTGCCCAGAAATCCTGGTTTAATGGAAGGAGTGGCATTGCCTAAGCCTCTGAACCCTgaccaaaaccttgaaaattttggtttgcCTGGCATGCCTAGTagtgcaaagaaaaaaaatggagcaAAAGAATTGCCAAATGCAACTAATAAAGATGGTTCCATTCAGTTTCCAAACTCCATGAAGAAAACCATGCAGGCATCAGTGAAGAGTAGAAGCTTGAATGATGTGAATCAGTCTCCACTGCCAAGTGAACCTGATTTGCAGCAGCTAAGCAAGTCCAGTGACATGGCAGTGGAGAAACGGAAACACAAGTACAGGGAGAAGCATAGAGATTTAGAGCCCTCTACTGGGGGAG GTGACATCAAGAATTTAAAGATAAAGAGCAGAAGAGACTCCGTTCCAGATTCTTCTCGAGCTTCCAAGAAAATCAAGACTGAAGTTAAACATATTAATGATGAAGGATGGACATCAGACTACAATTGGGCAGTTGGGGAGGTAGGTCCTAGCTCAAGTGGTGCTGCAGTAGGGAAAGATCAAATTAAGAATAGGTCACATGCTGCTTCTATTACAAAAACAAAGGATGAGGCTTTCTTAAAAAGTCGATCCTTAGATGTGGGAAACTGTGATTCTAAAGGTAgatcaaaaaagagaaaagtgaaGGAATCCTCCGACATGGGTTCCCTTCCAGCTACAGGGTGTTATGTTGAGGATCATTCAGTTACTGTGAAGGAGGAGTTTAGTGAGAATGACCGCAGGAAAGAAAAGAAGGCAAGGACTTCTAAATCTGACGGAAAAGAGTCTAGTGCAAGCAAAGGAAGTGGTAGAACAGACAAAAAGAGCAGCCATACAAAGAACCAACAACATAGAAAAGATATAGGTAGCAGTTTAACTCACCGGAGTAGGAATGGTATGGATTCCTTGAAAAAGGATTTGGGATTTGTACAGGTTCCTATGGCTGCAACTTCAAGCTCCTCCAAAATCTCTGGTTCCCAGAAAACCAAATCCAGTTTTCAGGAAGTTAAAGGTTCACCCGTAGAATCCGTCTCATCTTCACCTATGAGAATCTTGAATCCCGATAAGCTTACATCAGTACGCAGGGACCTCATTGGAAAGGATGAGTCACAAAATGCTGATCATTTTGCCATAGGTAGCCCAAGAAGATGCTCAGATGGTGAAGATGATGGTGGGAGTGATCGATCTGCAACAGCGAGGAAGGACAAAGTTTCCACTGTGGCTTATCATGGGTCTCATGAGTCTTCTGTGCTTGATTTCCAGGACAGAGATTCTAATCACATATCTGGTGGTAAAGTTAGAGGGCAGGTCGCCCCATCGCCCGATATCACGAATGGTCTTTCTATGAATGGTGCTTTGGGTAATTCAGGTCAAGATACTGGGTGTCCTAAACAATTGGCTTCTAATCAATTTGGTGGTGAATACAGAGAGAATGGAAAGCATTATCACTCTAATGGATCTCACCCAAGAAAGTCAGGGAAGGGATACTCTTCTTCATGGTTAAAGGACAAGAACGGGAGCTTTGAATCTGATTTGGACATTGGTGAGGCCAAGAATTCTAAAGTTGTCAGTGAACAGAAAGATCATTCACCCTCCCATGGAATAAAACCTGGGGATGGTAAAAACAAGTGTGGGTCTAAATCTGGTCAAACTGAGAACAAATATGTCAGCAAGAAAGATGTTACTGGGAAATCTTCCATTGAGAGCAGTAAAAGGGAAGGTCAGTCGAATTTCGGGGGGCATGATGGCCCAGATGTTAAGCCAGAAATCATTTGCAAAAAAGATGCAATTTCTACTCCCAAGCAGAATTCACTGCAAGATTGTGATGGTGAAAGGTTATCAAAGATTCCTTCCGGAAAAACTGAACGAGTGGATGCAGGCTCGGTTAGGGGGAAGTCACTACCCTTGCCAACTTCTGGTGGAGCTCAAAATGAGACCACAACCCGTTGTCCCCGACCAGCTGTGGGTTCTCAAAAAGGTAATGGAGCAGATAGCTCACAAGTTGATGCCTCTGAAGGTAATGATGCTCTGAAGCAAATACAAACCAGAAAGGTTGATAATCAGAATGGAACTCAGCATATCAGTTCAAGGCATCTTTTACAGAATGGGCACAGGGCCAGGGATACTGATGCCCCTAGTCCAGTTAGAAGGGACTCCGGCAGCCAGGCTGTTACTAGTGCTCTGAAAGAAGCTAAAGATCTGAAACATCTTGCTGATCGCGTCAAG AACGCCGGGTCAACTTCCGAAAGTACGGGGTTTTACTTCCAAGCGGCTGTCAAATTTCTTCATGCTGCATCTTTGTTGGAGAATATTGATAGTGCCAAGCATAATGACATGACTCAGTGCATGCAAATGTATAGTAGCACCGCAAAACTATGCAA GTTTTGTGCTCATGAATATGAGAAACCCAAGGATATGGCTGCTGCTGCTTTGGCCTACAAATGCATGGAGGTGGCTTATATGAGGGCGGTATACTGCTCGCATGCCAGTGCAAGCAGAGATCGTCTTGAGTTGCAAACAGCTTTACAATTGGTTCCTCCTG GTGAAtctccttcttcctctgcctctgATGTTGATAACCTAAACAACCCCTCAACGGTTGTTGACAAGGTTGCCTTACCCAAGGGTGTTAGCTCTCCCCAAGTTGCTGGAAGCCATGTTATTGCTGCCCGAAACCGTCCCAATTTCCTCCGGATACTCAATTTT ACTCAGGATGTAAATTTTGCAATGGAAGCGTCAAGGAAATCGCAGCTTGCATTTGCAGCTGCTAATACAAACACTGGAGATGCTAAGCGTTCAGAAGgtatttctgccattaaaagggCTCTTGACTTTCACTTCCAAGACGTAGAGGGATTGCTACATTTGGTACGGCTCGCAATGGATGCTATCAGCCGGTAA